In Juglans regia cultivar Chandler chromosome 5, Walnut 2.0, whole genome shotgun sequence, the following are encoded in one genomic region:
- the LOC109020878 gene encoding lysM domain receptor-like kinase 4 has protein sequence MIYLWFLFWVCTSSSYAQQFYDSSSCYSEKSGPGSRYTCNYSQNSCDTFVVYRASKQLQTIAAITKSFLLNPDEVLQHNNHTSLYEILKPGREVFVPIKCYCAGQFFQANFSYKVREESTTFSEIACGVFEGLLKYLTLKEANPSNETKVGSELHVPVRCACLDNFTRSIGVTHLVTYPLIEGDLLETLSTRFGISSEDLSAVNNLKPDQTIYQQSTVLIPLKADPVIEFSIPDSDSGSPPPTVFLPTIPREKTSKTSKLRGIYIAGSVSGVFLVVVALVACGLYIQAFKKWKGKNFQSFTAESSPVSCSPVRSSGRTGQTSTNSTISCLSPDLLVGIKYSLFLYSIEELRKATRDFSEESKIGDQVFKGLINNVEVMIKQTRFEDTRRIINLYSKINHINIVSLHGICYGESDFSCSYLVFEFPRNDCLRQCLSNPYNPLLWHRRTQIAFDIATGLHYLHYCTFLSHAHMSLCSRNIFVTANWRAKLANIETNTPSAVPLKGNDKSESLREWVAPEYLHGSTSEKAHIFAFGVVLLELISGREDPDGKWFRESIEFLGGASESGCFEQLRSFVDPSLKDDFSLAEALCLAVLAKACVEDDPLRRPPMDDIMKVLARMA, from the coding sequence ATGATTTATCTCTGGTTTCTCTTTTGGGTTTGCACAAGTTCAAGTTATGCTCAACAGTTTTATGATTCATCAAGTTGTTATTCAGAAAAGAGTGGTCCAGGTTCAAGATACACCTGCAATTACTCCCAGAATTCCTGTGATACTTTTGTAGTCTACAGAGCTAGCAAACAACTCCAGACTATTGCAGCCATAACAAAGTCATTTCTCTTGAACCCTGATGAAGTACTTCAGCATAACAATCATACATCTCTTTATGAGATTCTCAAACCAGGTAGGGAAGTTTTTGTTCCCATTAAATGTTATTGCGCAGGCCAGTTTTTTCAGGCAAATTTCAGCTACAAGGTCCGGGAGGAAAGCACAACATTTTCTGAGATTGCTTGTGGAGTTTTTGAAGGGTTACTTAAATATCTTACACTAAAGGAGGCGAACCCATCCAATGAGACCAAGGTTGGTTCTGAGCTTCATGTGCCTGTGAGATGTGCTTGTCTTGATAATTTCACTCGTAGTATAGGAGTGACTCACCTTGTGACATACCCCCTTATAGAAGGAGATCTATTAGAAACATTGAGTACGAGGTTTGGAATTTCTAGTGAAGATTTAAGTGcagtaaataatttaaaaccTGACCAAACCATTTATCAACAGTCAACTGTTTTAATTCCCTTGAAAGCTGATCCAGTCATAGAGTTCAGTATCCCAGATTCAGATTCAGGTTCTCCACCTCCAACTGTTTTCCTTCCCACAATTCCAAGGGAAAAAACATCAAAAACCTCAAAATTAAGAGGTATTTATATTGCAGGATCTGTTTCTGGGGTTTTTCTTGTAGTTGTGGCATTGGTTGCATGTGGGTTGTATATACAGGCCTTTAAGAAATGGAAGGGCAAGAACTTCCAGTCTTTCACTGCTGAAAGCTCTCCAGTCTCTTGCTCACCTGTTAGAAGCTCTGGAAGAACCGGTCAAACGAGCACAAACTCCACAATTTCATGTTTATCCCCAGATCTTCTTGTTGGAATAAAATACTCATTGTTCCTGTACAGCATAGAGGAACTCAGGAAAGCAACCAGAGATTTCAGTGAAGAAAGCAAGATTGGTGATCAAGTCTTTAAGGGATTGATCAACAATGTTGAAGTGATGATCAAGCAGACGAGGTTTGAAGATACTCGAaggattattaatttatattcgaagatcaatcacatcaatattGTTAGTTTACATGGTATATGTTATGGAGAAAGTGATTTTTCTTGTTCATATCTGGTGTTTGAGTTCCCTCGAAATGACTGCTTGAGGCAATGCTTATCTAATCCTTATAATCCTCTCCTGTGGCATAGGAGGACACAAATTGCTTTTGATATTGCAACTGGACTTCACTATCTGCATTACTGCACTTTTCTCTCCCATGCACACATGAGTTTGTGCAGCAGAAATATCTTTGTGACTGCAAATTGGAGAGCAAAACTTGCAAATATTGAGACCAATACCCCTTCAGCTGTGCCCTTGAAAGGGAATGATAAAAGCGAGAGTCTCAGAGAATGGGTGGCTCCAGAGTACCTCCATGGCTCAACTTCTGAAAAGGCTCACATTTTTGCATTTGGAGTAGTTTTGCTTGAGCTCATCTCGGGAAGAGAGGACCCTGATGGAAAATGGTTTAGAGAATCTATTGAATTTTTGGGAGGAGCAAGTGAAAGCGGCTGTTTTGAACAATTGAGGAGTTTCGTGGATCCATCTCTCAAGGATGACTTTTCATTGGCGGAAGCTCTATGTTTAGCTGTTTTAGCCAAGGCTTGTGTGGAAGATGACCCTCTTCGTAGGCCACCCATGGATGATATCATGAAAGTCCTAGCCAGAATGGCATGA